The nucleotide sequence CGATCCGGACGTCGCCGATGCGCGGAGCCGGTAGCTCGATCGTCGCGGACCCGCCGTCGGGTGACAGGGTGACGCCGCCGGTCGTCAGCCGGTCGAAGTCGACGTAGGCGTCCGCGGTGCCGGTGGCCAGGAAGCTGACCCGCTCGCCGCTGATCACCGAGGGCACGAACCGGGTGTCCTTCTCCCGGTCGATGACCACCTGGAAGGTGGCCTCCGCAGCGCGGTACTCCGACAGGTCCTCCAGCGCCAGGAGCAGCGGAGGGGTGCTGCGGTCGACGACCTCCTGCTCGAGCGGGTTCCCGAAGCCGGGGATCCACTCGGCCACCTGGCCGGCGAGGGGGACGAGGAGTGCGACACCGACACCGGTGGCGACGAGGGTGACCGGCACGCGCGGGCGGGAGCGCGGAGGGCGGGGAGCGTCCCCGTCCGTCTCGGCGTTCCGGGCGGGATCCTGCAGGAGAGCGGGCATGCGCAACCTCTCGCGGTTCGTGCCGGGGTATGCGCTGCTCAGCGATCCGGCTCGGCCCGCTATTCCCGCGACACGCGCGACACGCCGGTCGCCGAGGCGATCGATCGCGGCCCTGCGCAGCCGCGGTCGGACGGCGCGCGGCGGTCGACGCCGGCGTGTAGGCAGGGGGCATGCGCGCAGCCGGAGTGACCGAGTTCGGTGGGCCGGAGGCCCTGCACATCGTCGACGTGGCGCCCGAACCGCTCGGCCCCGGCCAGGTGCGGTTGCGCGTCGAGGCGGCCGCCGTGAGCCCGACGGACACGCACGCCCGGTCGGGGGCCTACGCCGAGCGCGACCCGGTGAAGACCCCGCCGTGGGTGCCCGGCATGGACGTCGCCGGCACCGTCACCGAGGTCGGCCAGGGCGTGGAGCACCTCGCCGTCGGCGACCCGGCGATGGGCATCGTCGTCCCGTTCGGCCCGTACGGGGCCTACCGGGAGGACAAGGTGCTGCCCGGCGACTCGGTCGTCCGCGCGCCGGAGGGCGCCGACGCCGTGGCCGCCTCCACCCTGCCGATGAACGGGCTCACCGCCCGGCTCTCGCTCGACCTGATGGGGCTGCAGCCGGGACAGGTGCTCGCGGTGACCGGTGCGGCGGGTGCCTACGGCGGCTACGTCGTCCAGCTGGCCAAGGCCGACGGCCTGACCGTGGTGGCCGACGCCTCGCAGGCCGACGAGGAGCTCGTCCGCGGACTGGGCGCCGACGTCGTGGTGCGCCGCGGCGACGACGTCGCCGACCGGATCCGGGAGCGGTTCCCGGACGGCGTCGACGGGCTGGC is from Blastococcus sp. HT6-4 and encodes:
- a CDS encoding DUF4230 domain-containing protein, translating into MPALLQDPARNAETDGDAPRPPRSRPRVPVTLVATGVGVALLVPLAGQVAEWIPGFGNPLEQEVVDRSTPPLLLALEDLSEYRAAEATFQVVIDREKDTRFVPSVISGERVSFLATGTADAYVDFDRLTTGGVTLSPDGGSATIELPAPRIGDVRIDPENSRVVDRDRGALDRVGSLFVENPSDDSELYALAERRLSAAAADSDLADRAEQNTRRMLITLARSLGVEQVEVRFEPAPGDAS
- a CDS encoding NADP-dependent oxidoreductase: MRAAGVTEFGGPEALHIVDVAPEPLGPGQVRLRVEAAAVSPTDTHARSGAYAERDPVKTPPWVPGMDVAGTVTEVGQGVEHLAVGDPAMGIVVPFGPYGAYREDKVLPGDSVVRAPEGADAVAASTLPMNGLTARLSLDLMGLQPGQVLAVTGAAGAYGGYVVQLAKADGLTVVADASQADEELVRGLGADVVVRRGDDVADRIRERFPDGVDGLADGSVQDELVLPAVRDGGAVATVRGYRGNGERGLRFFPTLVRKVATDRAALDRLRQQVEDGAVTLRVARTFPAEQAAEAHRVLEAGGVRGRLVLTF